A portion of the Lampris incognitus isolate fLamInc1 chromosome 9, fLamInc1.hap2, whole genome shotgun sequence genome contains these proteins:
- the LOC130118077 gene encoding pituitary tumor-transforming gene 1 protein-interacting protein: MSDLSTILLIYIFISDKKRMAFSVLAAAVVLFHFINRADCQITPPRPKPCTAHSTCETCVRNAKCLWCLSNDSCTEYPEVSVLPSPSVCKLSEARWGLCWVNFEALLIAMAVLAGTIILSITVCCCCCCCCKRRRSGPDRDEETLARKREEISQNAEERKVKSKAKHDEIRRKYGLIVDSDHPYSKFEND; this comes from the exons ATGAGCGATCTTTCTACGATTTTATTGATTTATATATTTATCAGCGATAAAAAGAGAATGGCCTTTTCTGTCCTGGCTGCCGCCGTCGTCCTGTTTCACTTCATTAACCGTGCGGACTGCCAAATCACCCCTCCTCGACCCAAAC CCTGCACTGCCCACTCAACGTGTGAAACATGTGTACGAAACGCCAAG TGCCTGTGGTGTTTAAGCAACGACTCTTGCACAGAGTACCCAGAGGTCTCTGTGCTTCCCTCGCCGTCAGTGTGCAAGTTGTCAGAGGCCCGTTGGGGACTGTGTTGGG TGAATTTTGAGGCCCTACTTATTGCTATGGCGGTCTTAGCTGGGACCATTATCCTCAGCATAACTgtatgttgctgctgctgctgttgctgcaagCGTCGTCGCTCAGG GCCGGACAGAGATGAGGAAACATTAGCGAGGAAGCGAGAAGAGATCAGCCAGAATGCTGAAGAAAG GAAAGTGAAGAGCAAGGCTAAGCACGATGAGATTCGCAGAAAGTATG GTTTGATTGTTGATTCTGATCACCCATACAGCAAGTTTGAGAATGATTAA